A single Pseudomonas brassicacearum DNA region contains:
- a CDS encoding LuxR family transcriptional regulator → MLKPISSHLLNLIQEVEHNIPGKSHDEYTEILGWMFSKLGLERFAYVHLESTPFDNSKVSIHSNYPAEWVDTYRKNSLHKSDPVMANTAITATPFFWDEIPQEIGNNPEIFDQSASYGIQQGFTIPIHEPGRSFGSIHLSSEENDPDFPTIVRENMVIIQTLSVIANQHRPVEISAESTLKLSPREVQFLRWLALGKNYKEIGLIMNITERTVKFHAKKMTEKMECTNVKQAMFKAAQLNFI, encoded by the coding sequence ATGCTCAAACCCATCTCAAGCCACCTGCTCAATTTAATTCAAGAGGTGGAGCATAACATTCCAGGAAAAAGCCACGACGAGTACACCGAGATACTAGGCTGGATGTTCTCGAAACTAGGGCTTGAAAGATTTGCTTATGTTCATCTGGAATCCACCCCCTTCGACAACTCAAAAGTCTCCATCCACAGCAATTATCCCGCCGAATGGGTGGACACCTACCGTAAGAACTCACTTCACAAATCAGACCCTGTCATGGCCAACACAGCCATTACCGCCACGCCCTTTTTCTGGGATGAAATCCCACAAGAGATAGGCAACAATCCGGAGATATTTGATCAGTCCGCATCCTATGGCATCCAACAAGGGTTCACCATTCCGATTCATGAGCCGGGCAGATCATTCGGCTCCATTCATTTATCCTCAGAAGAAAATGACCCCGACTTCCCTACCATTGTCCGGGAGAACATGGTCATCATCCAAACACTCAGCGTTATCGCCAACCAACACCGCCCGGTTGAAATCAGTGCAGAGAGCACGCTCAAGCTATCGCCCAGGGAAGTTCAATTCTTGCGTTGGCTTGCGCTTGGGAAAAACTATAAAGAAATCGGTTTGATCATGAATATCACTGAACGAACAGTGAAGTTTCATGCCAAGAAAATGACTGAAAAGATGGAGTGCACCAATGTCAAGCAAGCCATGTTCAAAGCTGCGCAGTTGAACTTCATCTAA
- a CDS encoding LysE family translocator, giving the protein MNYIALSLLTVLLVPGPTNSLLLQTGVSRGLSSHSMRFIIAEWLAYVVQMTMWGVFIDLLMADHSWVVIATKIFAVCFLFYISLKLWFSVKDHAPGAMKGITVPDLFVATLTNPKGLFFVSFVAPAGTFLSLDNWLSFMLLFSVIIFPVGLVWIAGGAFCGRKFHAIVSGRFLNRAISLVIGLFACGMLFNIASQVSFT; this is encoded by the coding sequence GAATTCATTATTGTTGCAAACGGGTGTAAGTAGAGGACTCAGTTCGCATTCGATGCGCTTCATCATCGCCGAATGGCTGGCATACGTTGTTCAGATGACGATGTGGGGGGTATTCATTGACTTGCTGATGGCTGATCACTCGTGGGTGGTGATCGCTACCAAGATTTTTGCCGTGTGTTTTCTTTTTTATATTTCCTTGAAACTTTGGTTTTCGGTAAAGGATCACGCGCCTGGCGCCATGAAGGGTATTACTGTGCCGGATTTGTTTGTGGCAACACTGACAAACCCCAAAGGGTTGTTTTTTGTTTCCTTCGTTGCGCCGGCGGGAACATTCCTATCGCTGGATAATTGGCTGTCATTCATGCTGCTCTTTTCAGTCATAATTTTTCCGGTGGGGCTAGTGTGGATCGCGGGCGGCGCTTTTTGTGGTCGAAAATTTCACGCGATTGTATCCGGGCGATTTCTAAATCGAGCCATCTCTCTGGTGATTGGGTTGTTTGCTTGCGGCATGCTTTTCAATATCGCATCCCAAGTGAGTTTCACCTGA